In Felis catus isolate Fca126 chromosome E1, F.catus_Fca126_mat1.0, whole genome shotgun sequence, the following proteins share a genomic window:
- the MLLT6 gene encoding protein AF-17 isoform X2 yields the protein MKEMVGGCCVCSDERGWAENPLVYCDGHACSVAVHQACYGIVQVPTGPWFCRKCESQERAARVRCELCPHKDGALKRTDNGGWAHVVCALYIPEVQFANVLTMEPIVLQYVPHDRFNKTCYICEEQGRESKAASGACMTCNRHGCRQAFHVTCAQMAGLLCEEEVLEVDNVKYCGYCKYHFSKMTSRHASGGGGGAGGGGTGAGGSGFIAGRRSRSASPSTQQEKHPSHHERGQKKSRKDKERLKQKHKKRPESPPSILTPPVVPTADKVPSSASSSSHHEASTQETSESSRDSKGKKSSSHSLSHKGKKLSSGKGVSSFTSASSSSSSSSSSSSSSGGPFQPAVSSLQSSPDFSAFPKLEQPEEDKYSKPAAPTPSAPPSPSAPEPPKADLFEQKVVFSGFGPIMRFSTTTSSSGRARAPSPGDYKSPHVSGSGASAGTHKRMPTLSAAPAPAEETPETGLKEKKHKASKRSRHGPGRPKGSRNKEGAGGPAAPSLPSAQLAGFTATAASPFSGGSLVSSGLGGLASRTFGPSGSLPSLSLESPLLGAGIYTSNKDPISHGGSGGMLRAVCSTPLSSSLLGPPGTSALPRLSRSPFTSTLPSSSASISTTQVFSLAGSTFSLPSTHIFGTPMGAVNPLLTQAESSHTEPDLEDCSFRCRGTSPQESLSSMSPISSLPALFDQTASASCGGSQLDPAAPGTTNMEQLLEKQGDGEAGVNIVEMLKALHALQKENQRLQEQILSLTAKKERLQILNVQLSVPFPALPAALPAANGPVPGPYGLPPQAGSSDSLSTSKSPPGKNSLGLDNSLSTSSEDPHSGCPSRSSSSLSFHSTPPPLPLLQQSPATLPLALPGAPAPLPPQPQNGLGRAPGAAGLGAMPMAEGLLGGLAGSGALPLNGLLGGLNGAAAPNPAGLSQAGGAPTLQLPGCLNSLTEQQRHLLQQQEQQLQQLQQLLASPQLTPEHQTVVYQMIQQIQQKRELQRLQMAGGSQLPMASLLAGSSTPLLSAGTPGLLPTASAPPLLPAGALVAPSLGNNTSLMAAAAAAAAVAAAGGPPVLTAQTNPFLSLSGADGSGPKGGSCLHTLQTLNQRRGVSSWLARWFPKTPAKSVVALKTPIRVELVAGKTYRWCVCGRSKQQPFCDGSHFFQRTGLSPLKFKAQETRVVALCTCKATQKPPYCDGTHRSERVQKAEVGSPL from the exons CTTGCTATGGCATCGTCCAGGTGCCAACGGGACCCTGGTTCTGCCGGAAATGTGAATCTCAGGAGCGAGCAGccagggtg AGGTGTGAGCTGTGCCCACACAAAGACGGGGCATTGAAGAGGACTGATAATGGAG gcTGGGCCCACGTGGTATGTGCCCTCTACATCCCGGAGGTGCAGTTTGCCAACGTGCTCACCATGGAGCCCATCGTGCTGCAGTACGTGCCTCACGATCGCTTCAACAAG ACCTGCTACATCTGCGAGGAGCAGGGCCGGGAGAGCAAGGCAGCCTCAGGAGCCTGTATGACCTGTAACCGCCATGGATGTCGGCAAGCTTTCCACGTCACCTG TGCCCAAATGGCAGGCCTGCTGTGCGAGGAGGAAGTGCTGGAGGTAGACAACGTCAAGTACTGCGGCTACTGCAAATACCACTTCAGCAAAATG ACATCCCGGCATGCCAGCGGGGGTGGCGGAGGAGCAGGAGGCGGTGGTACAGGGGCAGGTGGCAGCGGCTTTATTGCTGGCCGGAGAAGCCGGTCAGCCTCTCCGTCCACCCAGCAGGAGAAGCACCCTTCCCACCATGAAAGGGGCCAGAAGAAG AGTCGAAAGGACAAAGAACGCCTTAAACAGAAGCACAAGAAGCGGCCTGAGTCACCCCCCAGCATCCTCACCCCGCCTGTGGTCCCCACTGCTGACAAG gtcccctcctcagcctcctcctcctcccaccatgAGGCCAGCACTCAGGAGACCTCTGAGAGCAGCAGGGACTCGAAGGGGAAAAAGTCTTCCAGCCATAGCCTGAGTCACAAGGGGAAGAAACTGAGCAGTGGGAAAGGTGTGAGCAGTTTCACCtccgcctcttcctcctcctcctcttcctcctcctcttcctcctcctctgggggGCCCTTCCAGCCTGCAG TCTCGTCCCTGCAGAGCTCTCCCGACTTTTCGGCATTCCCCAAGTTGGAGCAGCCAGAGGAGGACAAGTACTCCAAGCCCGCAGCCCCCACCCCTTCggctcccccctctccctcagcccccgAGCCCCCCAAGGCTGATCTCTTTGAGCAGAAGGTGGTCTTCTCTGGCTTTGGGCCCATCATGCGCttctccaccaccacctccagctCGGGCCGGGCCCGGGCCCCGTCCCCTGGAGACTATAAGTCTCCCCACGTGTCGGGGTCCGGGGCCTCAGCAGGCACCCACAAGCGGATGCCCACACTGAGTGCTGCCCCTGCGCCTGCTGAGGAGACCCCCGAGACAGGCCTGAAGGAGAAGAAGCACAAAGCTAGCAAGAGGAGCCGACATGGACCAGGACGTCCCAAGGGCAGCCGGAAcaaggagggggctgggggtccAGCTGCTCCCTCGCTGCCCAGTGCCCAGCTGGCTGGCTTTACTGCCACTGCTGCTTCACCCTTCTCCGGAGGTTCCCTGGTCAGCTCTGGCCTGGGTGGTCTGGCTTCCCGCACCTTTGGGCCTTCAGGGAGCCTTCCCAGCCTGAGCCTGGAGTCTCCCCTGCTAGGGGCAG GCATCTACACCAGTAATAAGGACCCCATCTCCCACGGCGGCAGTGGTGGAATGCTGCGAGCTGTCTGCAGCacccccctctcctccagcctgcTGGGGCCCCCAGGGACCTCGGCCCTGCCCCGCCTCAGCCGCTCCCCATTCACcagcaccctcccctcctcctctgcttctaTCTCCACCACTCAG GTGTTTTCTCTGGCTGGCTCTACCTTTAGCCTTCCTTCTACCCACATCTTTGGAACCCCCATGGGTGCCGTTAACCCCCTCCTCACCCAGGCCGAGAGCAGCCACACAG AGCCAGACCTGGAGGACTGCAGCTTCCGGTGTCGGGGGACCTCCCCCCAGGAGAGTCTGTCTTCCAT GTCCCCCATCAGCAGCCTCCCCGCACTCTTTGACCAGACAGCGTCTGCATCCTGCGGGGGCAGCCAATTAGACCCAGCAGCCCCCGGAACAACTAACATGGAGCAGCTGTTGGAGAAGCAGGGCGACGGCGAGGCCGGTGTCAACA TCGTGGAGATGCTGAAGGCACTGCACGCGCTGCAGAAGGAAAACCAGCGGCTTCAGGAACAGATTCTGAGCCTGACGGCCAAGAAGGAGCGGCTGCAGATTCTCAACGTGCagctctctgtgcccttccccgcCCTGCCTGCCGCCCTGCCTGCCGCCAACGGCCCGGTCCCTGGGCCCTATGGCCTGCCTCCCCAAG CCGGCAGCAGCGATTCCTTAAGCACCAGCAAGAGCCCCCCGGGGAAGAACAGCCTTGGCCTGGACAACTCTCTGTCCACGTCTTCCGAG gacccACACTCAGGCTGCCCCAGCCGCAGCAGCTCGTCGCTGTCCTTCCACAGCACGCCCCCACCGCTGCCCCTGCTCCAGCAGAGCCCTGCTACtctgcccctggccctgcccgGGGCCCCTGCCCCGCTCCCGCCCCAGCCGCAGAACGGGCTGGGTCGGGCACCGGGGGCAGCGGGACTGGGGGCCATGCCCATGGCTGAGGGGCTGTTGGGGGGGCTGGCGGGCAGCGGGGCCCTGCCCCTCAATGGGCTCCTGGGGGGGTTGAATGGGGCTGCCGCCCCCAACCCTGCGGGCTTGAGCCAGGCTGGCGGGGCCCCCACGCTGCAGCTGCCAGGTTGTCTTAACAG CCTAACCGAGCAGCAGAGACATCTCCTGCAGCAGCAAGAGCAGCAGCTTCAGCAGCTCCAACAGCTCCTGGCCTCCCCACAGCTGACCCCG GAACACCAGACTGTTGTCTACCAGATGATCCAGCAGATCCAGCAGAAGCGGGAGCTGCAGCGGCTGCAGATGGCCGGGGGCTCCCAGCTGCCCATGGCCAGCCTGCTGGCAGGAAGCTCCACCCCGTTGCTGTCCGCGGGCACCCCTGGCCTGCTGCCCACGGcgtctgccccacctctgctgccCGCCGGAGCCCTGGTGGCTCCCTCGCTTGGCAACAACACGAGTCTCATGGCTGCAGCAGCTGCGGccgcagcagtagcagcagcggGCGGACCTCCAGTCCTCACTGCCCAGACCAACCCCTTCCTCAGCCTGTCGGGGGCGGACGGCAGTGGTCCCAAAGGAGGG TCATGCCTACATACCTTGCAGACGCTGAATCAGAGGCGGGGCGTCTCCTCCTGGCTG GCCCGGTGGTTCCCTAAAACGCCAGCCAAGTCCGTGGTGGCCTTGAAGACACCCATTAGGGTGGAGCTGGTGGCTGGGAAAACCTacaggtggtgtgtgtgtggccgCAGCAAGCAGCAG CCCTTCTGTGATGGCTCCCACTTCTTCCAACGCACTGGCCTATCCCCACTCAAGTTCAAGGCCCAGGAGACCCGTGTAGTGGCCCTCTGTACCTGCAAGGCCACCCAGAAACCCCCGTACTGCGATGGCACTCACAGGAGTGAGCGGGTGCAGAAGGCAGAAGTGGGCTCCCCGCTCTGA
- the MLLT6 gene encoding protein AF-17 isoform X3 — protein MKEMVGGCCVCSDERGWAENPLVYCDGHACSVAVHQACYGIVQVPTGPWFCRKCESQERAARVRCELCPHKDGALKRTDNGGWAHVVCALYIPEVQFANVLTMEPIVLQYVPHDRFNKTCYICEEQGRESKAASGACMTCNRHGCRQAFHVTCAQMAGLLCEEEVLEVDNVKYCGYCKYHFSKMKTSRHASGGGGGAGGGGTGAGGSGFIAGRRSRSASPSTQQEKHPSHHERGQKKSRKDKERLKQKHKKRPESPPSILTPPVVPTADKVPSSASSSSHHEASTQETSESSRDSKGKKSSSHSLSHKGKKLSSGKVSSLQSSPDFSAFPKLEQPEEDKYSKPAAPTPSAPPSPSAPEPPKADLFEQKVVFSGFGPIMRFSTTTSSSGRARAPSPGDYKSPHVSGSGASAGTHKRMPTLSAAPAPAEETPETGLKEKKHKASKRSRHGPGRPKGSRNKEGAGGPAAPSLPSAQLAGFTATAASPFSGGSLVSSGLGGLASRTFGPSGSLPSLSLESPLLGAGIYTSNKDPISHGGSGGMLRAVCSTPLSSSLLGPPGTSALPRLSRSPFTSTLPSSSASISTTQVFSLAGSTFSLPSTHIFGTPMGAVNPLLTQAESSHTEPDLEDCSFRCRGTSPQESLSSMSPISSLPALFDQTASASCGGSQLDPAAPGTTNMEQLLEKQGDGEAGVNIVEMLKALHALQKENQRLQEQILSLTAKKERLQILNVQLSVPFPALPAALPAANGPVPGPYGLPPQAGSSDSLSTSKSPPGKNSLGLDNSLSTSSEDPHSGCPSRSSSSLSFHSTPPPLPLLQQSPATLPLALPGAPAPLPPQPQNGLGRAPGAAGLGAMPMAEGLLGGLAGSGALPLNGLLGGLNGAAAPNPAGLSQAGGAPTLQLPGCLNSLTEQQRHLLQQQEQQLQQLQQLLASPQLTPEHQTVVYQMIQQIQQKRELQRLQMAGGSQLPMASLLAGSSTPLLSAGTPGLLPTASAPPLLPAGALVAPSLGNNTSLMAAAAAAAAVAAAGGPPVLTAQTNPFLSLSGADGSGPKGGSCLHTLQTLNQRRGVSSWLARWFPKTPAKSVVALKTPIRVELVAGKTYRWCVCGRSKQQPFCDGSHFFQRTGLSPLKFKAQETRVVALCTCKATQKPPYCDGTHRSERVQKAEVGSPL, from the exons CTTGCTATGGCATCGTCCAGGTGCCAACGGGACCCTGGTTCTGCCGGAAATGTGAATCTCAGGAGCGAGCAGccagggtg AGGTGTGAGCTGTGCCCACACAAAGACGGGGCATTGAAGAGGACTGATAATGGAG gcTGGGCCCACGTGGTATGTGCCCTCTACATCCCGGAGGTGCAGTTTGCCAACGTGCTCACCATGGAGCCCATCGTGCTGCAGTACGTGCCTCACGATCGCTTCAACAAG ACCTGCTACATCTGCGAGGAGCAGGGCCGGGAGAGCAAGGCAGCCTCAGGAGCCTGTATGACCTGTAACCGCCATGGATGTCGGCAAGCTTTCCACGTCACCTG TGCCCAAATGGCAGGCCTGCTGTGCGAGGAGGAAGTGCTGGAGGTAGACAACGTCAAGTACTGCGGCTACTGCAAATACCACTTCAGCAAAATG AAGACATCCCGGCATGCCAGCGGGGGTGGCGGAGGAGCAGGAGGCGGTGGTACAGGGGCAGGTGGCAGCGGCTTTATTGCTGGCCGGAGAAGCCGGTCAGCCTCTCCGTCCACCCAGCAGGAGAAGCACCCTTCCCACCATGAAAGGGGCCAGAAGAAG AGTCGAAAGGACAAAGAACGCCTTAAACAGAAGCACAAGAAGCGGCCTGAGTCACCCCCCAGCATCCTCACCCCGCCTGTGGTCCCCACTGCTGACAAG gtcccctcctcagcctcctcctcctcccaccatgAGGCCAGCACTCAGGAGACCTCTGAGAGCAGCAGGGACTCGAAGGGGAAAAAGTCTTCCAGCCATAGCCTGAGTCACAAGGGGAAGAAACTGAGCAGTGGGAAAG TCTCGTCCCTGCAGAGCTCTCCCGACTTTTCGGCATTCCCCAAGTTGGAGCAGCCAGAGGAGGACAAGTACTCCAAGCCCGCAGCCCCCACCCCTTCggctcccccctctccctcagcccccgAGCCCCCCAAGGCTGATCTCTTTGAGCAGAAGGTGGTCTTCTCTGGCTTTGGGCCCATCATGCGCttctccaccaccacctccagctCGGGCCGGGCCCGGGCCCCGTCCCCTGGAGACTATAAGTCTCCCCACGTGTCGGGGTCCGGGGCCTCAGCAGGCACCCACAAGCGGATGCCCACACTGAGTGCTGCCCCTGCGCCTGCTGAGGAGACCCCCGAGACAGGCCTGAAGGAGAAGAAGCACAAAGCTAGCAAGAGGAGCCGACATGGACCAGGACGTCCCAAGGGCAGCCGGAAcaaggagggggctgggggtccAGCTGCTCCCTCGCTGCCCAGTGCCCAGCTGGCTGGCTTTACTGCCACTGCTGCTTCACCCTTCTCCGGAGGTTCCCTGGTCAGCTCTGGCCTGGGTGGTCTGGCTTCCCGCACCTTTGGGCCTTCAGGGAGCCTTCCCAGCCTGAGCCTGGAGTCTCCCCTGCTAGGGGCAG GCATCTACACCAGTAATAAGGACCCCATCTCCCACGGCGGCAGTGGTGGAATGCTGCGAGCTGTCTGCAGCacccccctctcctccagcctgcTGGGGCCCCCAGGGACCTCGGCCCTGCCCCGCCTCAGCCGCTCCCCATTCACcagcaccctcccctcctcctctgcttctaTCTCCACCACTCAG GTGTTTTCTCTGGCTGGCTCTACCTTTAGCCTTCCTTCTACCCACATCTTTGGAACCCCCATGGGTGCCGTTAACCCCCTCCTCACCCAGGCCGAGAGCAGCCACACAG AGCCAGACCTGGAGGACTGCAGCTTCCGGTGTCGGGGGACCTCCCCCCAGGAGAGTCTGTCTTCCAT GTCCCCCATCAGCAGCCTCCCCGCACTCTTTGACCAGACAGCGTCTGCATCCTGCGGGGGCAGCCAATTAGACCCAGCAGCCCCCGGAACAACTAACATGGAGCAGCTGTTGGAGAAGCAGGGCGACGGCGAGGCCGGTGTCAACA TCGTGGAGATGCTGAAGGCACTGCACGCGCTGCAGAAGGAAAACCAGCGGCTTCAGGAACAGATTCTGAGCCTGACGGCCAAGAAGGAGCGGCTGCAGATTCTCAACGTGCagctctctgtgcccttccccgcCCTGCCTGCCGCCCTGCCTGCCGCCAACGGCCCGGTCCCTGGGCCCTATGGCCTGCCTCCCCAAG CCGGCAGCAGCGATTCCTTAAGCACCAGCAAGAGCCCCCCGGGGAAGAACAGCCTTGGCCTGGACAACTCTCTGTCCACGTCTTCCGAG gacccACACTCAGGCTGCCCCAGCCGCAGCAGCTCGTCGCTGTCCTTCCACAGCACGCCCCCACCGCTGCCCCTGCTCCAGCAGAGCCCTGCTACtctgcccctggccctgcccgGGGCCCCTGCCCCGCTCCCGCCCCAGCCGCAGAACGGGCTGGGTCGGGCACCGGGGGCAGCGGGACTGGGGGCCATGCCCATGGCTGAGGGGCTGTTGGGGGGGCTGGCGGGCAGCGGGGCCCTGCCCCTCAATGGGCTCCTGGGGGGGTTGAATGGGGCTGCCGCCCCCAACCCTGCGGGCTTGAGCCAGGCTGGCGGGGCCCCCACGCTGCAGCTGCCAGGTTGTCTTAACAG CCTAACCGAGCAGCAGAGACATCTCCTGCAGCAGCAAGAGCAGCAGCTTCAGCAGCTCCAACAGCTCCTGGCCTCCCCACAGCTGACCCCG GAACACCAGACTGTTGTCTACCAGATGATCCAGCAGATCCAGCAGAAGCGGGAGCTGCAGCGGCTGCAGATGGCCGGGGGCTCCCAGCTGCCCATGGCCAGCCTGCTGGCAGGAAGCTCCACCCCGTTGCTGTCCGCGGGCACCCCTGGCCTGCTGCCCACGGcgtctgccccacctctgctgccCGCCGGAGCCCTGGTGGCTCCCTCGCTTGGCAACAACACGAGTCTCATGGCTGCAGCAGCTGCGGccgcagcagtagcagcagcggGCGGACCTCCAGTCCTCACTGCCCAGACCAACCCCTTCCTCAGCCTGTCGGGGGCGGACGGCAGTGGTCCCAAAGGAGGG TCATGCCTACATACCTTGCAGACGCTGAATCAGAGGCGGGGCGTCTCCTCCTGGCTG GCCCGGTGGTTCCCTAAAACGCCAGCCAAGTCCGTGGTGGCCTTGAAGACACCCATTAGGGTGGAGCTGGTGGCTGGGAAAACCTacaggtggtgtgtgtgtggccgCAGCAAGCAGCAG CCCTTCTGTGATGGCTCCCACTTCTTCCAACGCACTGGCCTATCCCCACTCAAGTTCAAGGCCCAGGAGACCCGTGTAGTGGCCCTCTGTACCTGCAAGGCCACCCAGAAACCCCCGTACTGCGATGGCACTCACAGGAGTGAGCGGGTGCAGAAGGCAGAAGTGGGCTCCCCGCTCTGA
- the MLLT6 gene encoding protein AF-17 isoform X5, with the protein MKEMVGGCCVCSDERGWAENPLVYCDGHACSVAVHQACYGIVQVPTGPWFCRKCESQERAARVRCELCPHKDGALKRTDNGGWAHVVCALYIPEVQFANVLTMEPIVLQYVPHDRFNKTCYICEEQGRESKAASGACMTCNRHGCRQAFHVTCAQMAGLLCEEEVLEVDNVKYCGYCKYHFSKMKTSRHASGGGGGAGGGGTGAGGSGFIAGRRSRSASPSTQQEKHPSHHERGQKKSRKDKERLKQKHKKRPESPPSILTPPVVPTADKVPSSASSSSHHEASTQETSESSRDSKGKKSSSHSLSHKGKKLSSGKGVSSFTSASSSSSSSSSSSSSSGGPFQPAVSSLQSSPDFSAFPKLEQPEEDKYSKPAAPTPSAPPSPSAPEPPKADLFEQKVVFSGFGPIMRFSTTTSSSGRARAPSPGDYKSPHVSGSGASAGTHKRMPTLSAAPAPAEETPETGLKEKKHKASKRSRHGPGRPKGSRNKEGAGGPAAPSLPSAQLAGFTATAASPFSGGSLVSSGLGGLASRTFGPSGSLPSLSLESPLLGAGIYTSNKDPISHGGSGGMLRAVCSTPLSSSLLGPPGTSALPRLSRSPFTSTLPSSSASISTTQVFSLAGSTFSLPSTHIFGTPMGAVNPLLTQAESSHTEPDLEDCSFRCRGTSPQESLSSMSPISSLPALFDQTASASCGGSQLDPAAPGTTNMEQLLEKQGDGEAGVNIVEMLKALHALQKENQRLQEQILSLTAKKERLQILNVQLSVPFPALPAALPAANGPVPGPYGLPPQAGSSDSLSTSKSPPGKNSLGLDNSLSTSSEPNRAAETSPAAARAAASAAPTAPGLPTADPGTPDCCLPDDPADPAEAGAAAAADGRGLPAAHGQPAGRKLHPVAVRGHPWPAAHGVCPTSAARRSPGGSLAWQQHESHGCSSCGRSSSSSGRTSSPHCPDQPLPQPVGGGRQWSQRRDR; encoded by the exons CTTGCTATGGCATCGTCCAGGTGCCAACGGGACCCTGGTTCTGCCGGAAATGTGAATCTCAGGAGCGAGCAGccagggtg AGGTGTGAGCTGTGCCCACACAAAGACGGGGCATTGAAGAGGACTGATAATGGAG gcTGGGCCCACGTGGTATGTGCCCTCTACATCCCGGAGGTGCAGTTTGCCAACGTGCTCACCATGGAGCCCATCGTGCTGCAGTACGTGCCTCACGATCGCTTCAACAAG ACCTGCTACATCTGCGAGGAGCAGGGCCGGGAGAGCAAGGCAGCCTCAGGAGCCTGTATGACCTGTAACCGCCATGGATGTCGGCAAGCTTTCCACGTCACCTG TGCCCAAATGGCAGGCCTGCTGTGCGAGGAGGAAGTGCTGGAGGTAGACAACGTCAAGTACTGCGGCTACTGCAAATACCACTTCAGCAAAATG AAGACATCCCGGCATGCCAGCGGGGGTGGCGGAGGAGCAGGAGGCGGTGGTACAGGGGCAGGTGGCAGCGGCTTTATTGCTGGCCGGAGAAGCCGGTCAGCCTCTCCGTCCACCCAGCAGGAGAAGCACCCTTCCCACCATGAAAGGGGCCAGAAGAAG AGTCGAAAGGACAAAGAACGCCTTAAACAGAAGCACAAGAAGCGGCCTGAGTCACCCCCCAGCATCCTCACCCCGCCTGTGGTCCCCACTGCTGACAAG gtcccctcctcagcctcctcctcctcccaccatgAGGCCAGCACTCAGGAGACCTCTGAGAGCAGCAGGGACTCGAAGGGGAAAAAGTCTTCCAGCCATAGCCTGAGTCACAAGGGGAAGAAACTGAGCAGTGGGAAAGGTGTGAGCAGTTTCACCtccgcctcttcctcctcctcctcttcctcctcctcttcctcctcctctgggggGCCCTTCCAGCCTGCAG TCTCGTCCCTGCAGAGCTCTCCCGACTTTTCGGCATTCCCCAAGTTGGAGCAGCCAGAGGAGGACAAGTACTCCAAGCCCGCAGCCCCCACCCCTTCggctcccccctctccctcagcccccgAGCCCCCCAAGGCTGATCTCTTTGAGCAGAAGGTGGTCTTCTCTGGCTTTGGGCCCATCATGCGCttctccaccaccacctccagctCGGGCCGGGCCCGGGCCCCGTCCCCTGGAGACTATAAGTCTCCCCACGTGTCGGGGTCCGGGGCCTCAGCAGGCACCCACAAGCGGATGCCCACACTGAGTGCTGCCCCTGCGCCTGCTGAGGAGACCCCCGAGACAGGCCTGAAGGAGAAGAAGCACAAAGCTAGCAAGAGGAGCCGACATGGACCAGGACGTCCCAAGGGCAGCCGGAAcaaggagggggctgggggtccAGCTGCTCCCTCGCTGCCCAGTGCCCAGCTGGCTGGCTTTACTGCCACTGCTGCTTCACCCTTCTCCGGAGGTTCCCTGGTCAGCTCTGGCCTGGGTGGTCTGGCTTCCCGCACCTTTGGGCCTTCAGGGAGCCTTCCCAGCCTGAGCCTGGAGTCTCCCCTGCTAGGGGCAG GCATCTACACCAGTAATAAGGACCCCATCTCCCACGGCGGCAGTGGTGGAATGCTGCGAGCTGTCTGCAGCacccccctctcctccagcctgcTGGGGCCCCCAGGGACCTCGGCCCTGCCCCGCCTCAGCCGCTCCCCATTCACcagcaccctcccctcctcctctgcttctaTCTCCACCACTCAG GTGTTTTCTCTGGCTGGCTCTACCTTTAGCCTTCCTTCTACCCACATCTTTGGAACCCCCATGGGTGCCGTTAACCCCCTCCTCACCCAGGCCGAGAGCAGCCACACAG AGCCAGACCTGGAGGACTGCAGCTTCCGGTGTCGGGGGACCTCCCCCCAGGAGAGTCTGTCTTCCAT GTCCCCCATCAGCAGCCTCCCCGCACTCTTTGACCAGACAGCGTCTGCATCCTGCGGGGGCAGCCAATTAGACCCAGCAGCCCCCGGAACAACTAACATGGAGCAGCTGTTGGAGAAGCAGGGCGACGGCGAGGCCGGTGTCAACA TCGTGGAGATGCTGAAGGCACTGCACGCGCTGCAGAAGGAAAACCAGCGGCTTCAGGAACAGATTCTGAGCCTGACGGCCAAGAAGGAGCGGCTGCAGATTCTCAACGTGCagctctctgtgcccttccccgcCCTGCCTGCCGCCCTGCCTGCCGCCAACGGCCCGGTCCCTGGGCCCTATGGCCTGCCTCCCCAAG CCGGCAGCAGCGATTCCTTAAGCACCAGCAAGAGCCCCCCGGGGAAGAACAGCCTTGGCCTGGACAACTCTCTGTCCACGTCTTCCGAG CCTAACCGAGCAGCAGAGACATCTCCTGCAGCAGCAAGAGCAGCAGCTTCAGCAGCTCCAACAGCTCCTGGCCTCCCCACAGCTGACCCCG GAACACCAGACTGTTGTCTACCAGATGATCCAGCAGATCCAGCAGAAGCGGGAGCTGCAGCGGCTGCAGATGGCCGGGGGCTCCCAGCTGCCCATGGCCAGCCTGCTGGCAGGAAGCTCCACCCCGTTGCTGTCCGCGGGCACCCCTGGCCTGCTGCCCACGGcgtctgccccacctctgctgccCGCCGGAGCCCTGGTGGCTCCCTCGCTTGGCAACAACACGAGTCTCATGGCTGCAGCAGCTGCGGccgcagcagtagcagcagcggGCGGACCTCCAGTCCTCACTGCCCAGACCAACCCCTTCCTCAGCCTGTCGGGGGCGGACGGCAGTGGTCCCAAAGGAGGG aCCGCTGA